In Armatimonadota bacterium, the genomic stretch CAACACGGTGTATCTCATCCTTGCCGGAATCATCTTTGCTGAGACCGCAGTGGTCATTTTCCCTTTCCTTCCTGGTGATTCATTGCTATTTGCCGTCGGCTTGATCGCCGCCGACGAAAAGAAGGGATTAAGTATCCCGGTGCTTTTCCTACTGCTTACGGGAGCTGCGATAGGGGGAAACATCGTTAACTACTGGATTGGCAGGTTTTTCGGCGAACGCGCTTTCAGAAACCCGAACGCAAAGTTTTTCTCGCAAAAGAATCTCGCCAAGACCCACGAATTCTTCGAAAACTACGGTGGAAAGGCCATCGTGATCACGAGGTTCGTGCCGGTTGTCCGGGCCTTTGCACCTTTCGTTGCGGGAATGGGAGCCATGACATTTGGTCGGTTTATGATCTACAACGTCATTGGCGGAGTCCTCTGGGTTGCCGTTTGCATGTTCGCCGGAGTCTTCCTTGGTGATCAGCCGTACATCAAGGATCACTTCGAAGTGGCGGTGCTGGTGCTGGTTCTTATCTCAGTTCTGCCTATCGTCTTCGAGTTTGTCATGCACAAGAAACGGGCAAAGACCAAATCTCAGTCCGAGAGTACTGCCGAATAAACTTCGAGAAGCTTGGCGGTGTGGAAGTCGATGGTCGGCGGGCACTTCCAGTAGTTGTCGTACCCTCTAGCACCCAGCTCGCTGACGAAATCGTCGGACTCATACTCTTTGATCTTTGCCACCAGGCTTTCAATGGACCCGGCCTTGAATGTCACCCCGTGTCCGAGCTTTCGGACGGTGTCCACTGCGGCCGTGCAATCAGAAACGATTACCGGGATTCCGTTTGCCGCAGCCTCGTTGACCACCATTCCCTGAGTTTCGTACCAGACGGAAGGAAAGACGAGCGCGCGGGCGCTTCGCAGAATTTCGGTTACCTCGGTTGGCTTGCGCCAACCCATTAACTCAGCTTCTGGATTAACCTCTAGTATCCGGTCTGCTAGGCCACCCGTTCCAACAAACTTGATCGGAGCTTTCGCCTGGAATGCCGCTGCGGCAGCCAGGTCGGGCCCTTTCTCGTCAGAAAAGCGGCCGATATAAACAAGGTGCTTGGAACCCGCTGGGTTGGATCGCTCCAAACGAGCTGCACCGATCGGATTATCCACATAGTGGCAGATCGCACTGGGTGGCAAGTACGAGTCGATGATCTGTTTACTGAACTCAGAAACAAAAATGAAGTGCTTCACTCCGGTCGGAACTTTTCCTTTCCGAACCTGGATTGCGTGTCGAGCGACAAACCAGCTCTTCTTCGTAAACGAACCATTCGTGCAAGACTTGGTCAAACATCCGATCCCTAATCCACGCTCACTGCAGATGGATCGATTTCTTGCATCATAAAAGCCGGCGAGGGGGCAGGCCAGTCCAAAGTCGTGACAAGTCATAACGACTCGAAAACCTAGTTCGATGGCGACAGATATCGGGCTTGCTGTGAGTGCATCTCGCCAT encodes the following:
- a CDS encoding DedA family protein, whose protein sequence is MVQLLEWFRHLDKHLVELIAQYGNTVYLILAGIIFAETAVVIFPFLPGDSLLFAVGLIAADEKKGLSIPVLFLLLTGAAIGGNIVNYWIGRFFGERAFRNPNAKFFSQKNLAKTHEFFENYGGKAIVITRFVPVVRAFAPFVAGMGAMTFGRFMIYNVIGGVLWVAVCMFAGVFLGDQPYIKDHFEVAVLVLVLISVLPIVFEFVMHKKRAKTKSQSESTAE
- a CDS encoding glycosyltransferase family 4 protein gives rise to the protein MKVVIITDYTYVNGGAGKVALESAVALASQVDHVYVFSAVGEIPESLNSIENLTVVSLGQKKITEVAARKAIISGLWNRPAEVAFRELLGSLDTKDTVVHIHSWRDALTASPISVAIELGFRVVMTCHDFGLACPLAGFYDARNRSICSERGLGIGCLTKSCTNGSFTKKSWFVARHAIQVRKGKVPTGVKHFIFVSEFSKQIIDSYLPPSAICHYVDNPIGAARLERSNPAGSKHLVYIGRFSDEKGPDLAAAAAFQAKAPIKFVGTGGLADRILEVNPEAELMGWRKPTEVTEILRSARALVFPSVWYETQGMVVNEAAANGIPVIVSDCTAAVDTVRKLGHGVTFKAGSIESLVAKIKEYESDDFVSELGARGYDNYWKCPPTIDFHTAKLLEVYSAVLSD